The Triticum aestivum cultivar Chinese Spring chromosome 3A, IWGSC CS RefSeq v2.1, whole genome shotgun sequence genome includes a region encoding these proteins:
- the LOC123062601 gene encoding uncharacterized protein isoform X1, with product MELICLTIPFWLQRLSCLTVSECDMLRVIESTAPNLTTLDFFGEPVQLVLRESSKTVNTPMVADKFLDIKHLNIHLGEDYDDAVTPTYDYLSLALFLDACPVLESFTLIVDQSDMQHDSVFGNPSLFLRQILQHKHERLKKVQIIGFCSAKSMVELTCDILKNATSLESLTLDCVFGAGTGAISDSVRCGPSKSDKCWIRSRTMILEAHKALGAIKTYILERVPPAVKLNVGGPCSRCQAMDVML from the exons ATGGAGCTAATCTGCTTGACGATACCATTCTGGCTGCAGCGGCTTAGTTGTTTGACTGTGTCAGAGTGCGATATGCTGCGAGTGATAGAGAGCACAGCTCCAAACCTCACCACTTTAGACTTCTTTGGTGAACCAGTACAACTTGTGCTTAGAGAATCATCAAAG ACGGTTAATACCCCAATGGTAGCTGACAAATTCCTTGACATAAAGCACTTGAATATTCACCTTGGTGAGGATTATGATGACGCTGTTACCCCGACCTATGATTATTTATCCTTGGCTTTGTTTCTGGATGCTTGTCCTGTCCTGGAGAGTTTCACCTTAATT GTAGATCAGAGTGATATGCAGCATGATTCGGTTTTTGGGAATCCCTCCTTGTTTTTGAGGCAGATTCTTCAACACAAGCATGAGAGGCTCAAGAAGGTGCAGATCATTGGCTTCTGCTCTGCAAAGAGCATGGTTGAGCTAACATGTGATATTCTCAAGAATGCAACATCACTTGAGAGCCTCACTCTGGACTGTGTATTTGGTGCGGGTACGGGGGCCATTAGTGATTCTGTTAGGTGTGGTCCCTCAAAATCCGATAAATGCTGGATCAGAAGCCGAACTATGATCTTGGAAGCACATAAAGCACTCGGTGCCATCAAAACGTACATCCTGGAGAGAGTTCCCCCTGCAGTCAAGTTAAATGTTGGGGGGCCTTGTAGCCGGTGCCAAGCTATGGATGTGATGCTTTAG